A single genomic interval of Aneurinibacillus migulanus harbors:
- a CDS encoding ABC transporter permease — MSGNIFSEILKYLQNNWSTLLLLIMEHIGMVVCGLLLALVVGIPLGILAARSEKTGSAILALANVIQVFPSLALLALLMVFFGIGFTSVVIGLFLYSLLPIIRNTYVGLKEVDKSITEAGRGVGMTAFQLLAKVQIPLSLSFILSGIRIAAVIAIGVATLAPFIGGEGLGKEIYSGINLRDPVKIYVSAILAALIAIFADFLLGKAQKRARID, encoded by the coding sequence ATGAGCGGAAATATTTTCAGTGAAATTCTAAAATATCTGCAGAACAACTGGAGTACGCTGCTTCTTCTGATCATGGAGCATATCGGAATGGTTGTGTGCGGTCTACTGCTAGCACTCGTTGTTGGGATACCCCTTGGCATTCTTGCTGCGAGAAGTGAAAAAACGGGAAGCGCCATTCTGGCGCTGGCTAATGTGATTCAAGTATTTCCAAGCCTAGCCCTGCTGGCTTTACTGATGGTTTTCTTCGGCATCGGCTTTACCTCCGTCGTTATTGGGCTGTTTCTTTACTCTCTTTTACCAATTATCCGCAATACATATGTGGGACTTAAAGAAGTAGATAAAAGTATAACAGAGGCAGGAAGAGGTGTTGGGATGACGGCATTTCAACTGCTGGCAAAAGTACAAATCCCACTGTCGCTATCGTTTATCCTGTCAGGGATTCGCATTGCGGCTGTTATTGCGATAGGTGTTGCTACTCTTGCCCCTTTCATAGGGGGAGAGGGACTTGGCAAAGAGATTTATTCAGGAATTAATTTGCGTGATCCTGTTAAAATTTACGTAAGCGCCATTCTTGCGGCGCTCATAGCGATTTTTGCCGATTTCTTGCTCGGTAAAGCACAAAAACGGGCAAGAATCGATTAA